Proteins encoded within one genomic window of Hevea brasiliensis isolate MT/VB/25A 57/8 chromosome 8, ASM3005281v1, whole genome shotgun sequence:
- the LOC110657107 gene encoding LOW QUALITY PROTEIN: probable serine/threonine-protein kinase PBL10 (The sequence of the model RefSeq protein was modified relative to this genomic sequence to represent the inferred CDS: substituted 3 bases at 3 genomic stop codons) codes for MGVCGSSERKSKSSIRHGRHPKYASKGGEDISKKSRKIPSATVHSEGVILKSPNLKRFCFSELKAATGYFNPGNLLGHGGFGLVYKGWIDKYSLTASSPEMGMDIAVKMLRKRSSQGQKEWLTEIKYLGQLQHPNLVKLIGYCIEDDKRLLVYEFMPNGSLENHIVRSEXLISSSVLTINPCSLRSNXSSKLKXVFVGRGSSFFQPLSWHLRVKIALGAAKGLAFLHEAQVIYRDFKTSNILLDANYNAKLSDFGFAKDGPTDDRSHLSASILGTYGYLAPEYVNKGRLTTKVDVYSFGVVLLEMISGRSAIEDYRPSEEQNLVEWAKPHLGRKREVFLVFDDYIEGENALSGALKAAELAVQCLSTEPRLRPSMKGVVEALEQLYDSS; via the exons ATGGGAGTGTGTGGCAGTTCAGAAAGAAAATCTAAGAGTTCTATTCGCCATG GGAGGCACCCCAAATACGCTAGCAAAGGTGGGGAAGATATCAGCAAGAAAAGCAGGAAGATCCCATCTGCCACAGTGCATTCAGAGGGTGTAATTCTAAAGTCACCCAATTTGAAGAGATTCTGCTTTAGTGAACTAAAAGCGGCAACTGGGTATTTCAATCCGGGTAATTTGTTAGGTCATGGTGGTTTTGGTTTGGTATACAAAGGGTGGATTGATAAGTATTCATTAACAGCTTCCAGTCCTGAAATGGGCATGGATATTGCTGTAAAAATGCTCAGAAAAAGGAGTAGTCAGGGCCAAAAGGAGTGGTTG ACAGAAATCAAATACCTAGGGCAGCTACAGCATCCAAATCTTGTGAAATTGATCGGTTACTGCATAGAGGATGACAAACGTCTTCTAGTGTATGAGTTTATGCCCAATGGTAGCTTGGAGAATCATATAGTTAGAAGTGAGTAATTGATATCTTCCTCTGTTTTGACAATTAACCCTTGTAGCTTAAGGAGTAACTAGTCAAGTAAACTCAAATAGGTATTTGTAGGAAGAGGAAGTTCTTTCTTCCAGCCACTGTCTTGGCATCTCCGTGTGAAAATTGCCCTTGGTGCTGCTAAGGGTCTAGCATTTCTTCATGAGGCCCAAGTGATATATCGAGACTTTAAAACTTCAAATATCCTGCTTGATGCC AATTATAATGCCAAACTCTCCGATTTCGGCTTTGCAAAGGATGGTCCAACAGATGATAGAAGCCATCTTAGTGCAAGCATCCTGGGTACCTATGGCTACTTAGCTCCTGAGTATGTGAACAAAG GTCGTCTGACCACAAAAGTTGATGTATATAGTTTTGGAGTTGTTCTCCTGGAAATGATATCAGGGAGATCAGCAATAGAGGACTACAGGCCATCTGAGGAACAAAATTTGGTTGAGTGGGCAAAGCCTCATCTTGGCAGGAAACGTGAAGTTTTCCTTGTTTTTGATGACTACATTGAAGGTGAAAATGCATTGAGCGGAGCACTAAAAGCTGCAGAACTCGCAGTCCAATGCCTATCAACGGAACCAAGGCTTAGGCCAAGCATGAAAGGAGTGGTAGAAGCTTTGGAACAACTTTATGACTCCAGTTGA